One stretch of Chitinophaga pendula DNA includes these proteins:
- a CDS encoding LLM class flavin-dependent oxidoreductase, with the protein MEIGVSMFGDLGYDAATRTFQSPQTRLQEMIAEIKLADEVGLDVFGIGEHHRPDFSVSSPEIILAAAATVTKRIKLASAVTVLSSTDPVRTYQNFATVDLLSNGRAELTAGRGSFTESFPLFGYDLRDYNSLFAEKLQLLLAINDNEVISWQGKHRAALEQQQVLPRAVDNHLDIWIAVGGTPESVVRAARLGLPLVIAIIGGMPRQFQPFFELYKEEYLNAGHDPSKMRLATHSHGLVGEDGRALADRYFPHYERQMDRIGRDRGWPPYSRQQFESGRGREGALLIGEPNEVIDKILYHQEMFGLTRFVMHVDVGAPSHQDLMKTIELLGTQVAPAVRKAVTAK; encoded by the coding sequence ATGGAAATAGGTGTAAGTATGTTTGGCGACTTAGGGTACGATGCGGCAACGCGTACGTTTCAGTCGCCTCAGACAAGGCTGCAGGAAATGATAGCGGAGATCAAGCTGGCGGATGAGGTAGGGTTGGATGTGTTTGGTATTGGGGAGCATCACCGGCCGGATTTTTCGGTATCGAGTCCGGAGATTATCCTGGCGGCGGCGGCGACTGTTACTAAACGTATCAAGCTGGCCAGTGCGGTGACGGTATTAAGTTCTACGGACCCGGTGCGGACATATCAAAATTTTGCTACGGTGGATCTTTTATCCAATGGGCGGGCGGAGTTGACGGCGGGCCGGGGTAGTTTTACGGAGTCGTTTCCTTTGTTTGGTTATGATCTGCGGGATTACAATTCATTGTTTGCCGAGAAGCTGCAGTTATTGCTGGCTATCAACGACAACGAGGTGATCAGTTGGCAGGGTAAACACCGGGCGGCGTTGGAGCAGCAGCAGGTGTTGCCACGTGCGGTGGACAACCACCTTGATATCTGGATAGCGGTAGGCGGTACGCCGGAGTCGGTGGTACGGGCGGCCCGGTTAGGGTTGCCTTTGGTAATCGCTATTATCGGCGGTATGCCCCGGCAGTTCCAGCCCTTTTTTGAATTGTATAAAGAGGAATATCTGAATGCCGGCCATGATCCGTCGAAGATGCGGTTGGCGACTCATTCGCATGGGTTGGTAGGTGAAGACGGGCGTGCGTTGGCGGATCGTTATTTTCCTCATTATGAGCGGCAGATGGACCGGATAGGCAGGGACAGGGGGTGGCCTCCTTATTCCCGGCAGCAATTTGAAAGTGGTCGTGGCCGGGAGGGTGCATTGCTGATCGGTGAGCCTAACGAGGTGATCGACAAGATACTGTATCACCAGGAGATGTTTGGGCTGACGCGGTTTGTGATGCATGTGGATGTGGGTGCTCCTTCTCACCAGGACCTGATGAAGACGATAGAATTGCTGGGTACTCAAGTGGCACCGGCGGTGCGGAAAGCGGTTACGGCGAAATAA
- a CDS encoding MGH1-like glycoside hydrolase domain-containing protein, with protein MTALIGIGCLHAQAQQPDRQKFPDVLDIRHQVKDTNNTVAGFFADQGAWHAYALPAREEDNGAFVGPLIMDMQGRWLGHNTARLRIFENERELPMSAITVHYYPGILVQTWQLPGLQVNMQLLYSNKNTAVIQATIKNTAKQSRTLDLQWSANVLLATSYSRPAGDLLLQLQKGGHQLRIRYDTPTWQITTAKEGYSATKKISLPPGNTSRITQSQSYNADALQTPEHQQISSFTSLLRANQQRWNNYLQKGLKGVAPAQQRLGTKCIVTLLTNWRSATKGLHHDGVFPSASYQGFYGFWAWDSWKQAVALTRFHPQLAKDNIRAMFDFQDTAGMVPDCIYTDTTENNWRDTKPPLAAWAVNAVFRSTHDTAFVKEMYPLLEKYHHWWYANRDHDRDSLCEFGATDGTRIAAAWESGMDNAVRFDNARMLQNGPHAWSLDQASVDLNVYLYAEKNYLATLAAVLKQPAQHWHTQAAQLKQHIDRRFYDTETGFYYDRRLPGDSLVKVLGAEGWLPLWAGLSSKDQAQNIANILQQPTTFNTQVPLPVLSAAHPAFDPRRGYWRGPVWLDQFYFAVNGLQRYQLHAIADTFLHKLWTNAEGMQDSRPLYENYHPLTGKGLNAIHFSWSAAHVLLMLDKTSVE; from the coding sequence TTGACCGCCCTCATAGGCATAGGCTGCCTGCACGCGCAGGCCCAGCAACCAGATAGGCAAAAGTTCCCGGATGTACTCGATATCCGACACCAGGTAAAAGATACCAATAACACCGTTGCTGGTTTTTTCGCCGACCAGGGCGCCTGGCACGCCTACGCACTGCCAGCTCGTGAAGAAGATAATGGAGCCTTCGTCGGCCCCCTCATCATGGACATGCAGGGGCGCTGGCTGGGCCATAACACCGCCCGCTTGCGCATATTCGAAAACGAGAGAGAATTGCCCATGTCCGCCATCACCGTGCATTATTACCCGGGAATACTCGTACAGACCTGGCAACTGCCGGGCCTGCAGGTAAACATGCAACTGCTGTATAGCAATAAAAACACAGCCGTCATACAAGCGACGATAAAGAATACAGCCAAACAATCGCGCACCCTCGACCTGCAATGGTCGGCCAACGTACTGCTGGCTACCAGCTACAGCCGCCCGGCCGGCGACCTGCTCCTGCAACTGCAAAAAGGTGGCCATCAGCTGCGCATCCGGTACGATACCCCTACCTGGCAAATCACCACTGCCAAAGAAGGATACAGTGCCACAAAAAAGATCTCCCTACCACCGGGCAACACCAGCCGCATCACACAAAGCCAATCCTATAATGCAGACGCCTTACAGACACCGGAACACCAGCAGATATCGTCATTTACCTCCCTGCTGCGTGCCAACCAACAACGCTGGAACAACTACCTCCAAAAAGGACTCAAAGGCGTCGCTCCGGCACAACAACGGCTGGGTACTAAATGTATCGTCACCTTGCTCACTAACTGGCGCAGCGCTACCAAAGGATTACATCACGACGGCGTATTCCCCTCCGCCAGCTACCAGGGCTTCTATGGCTTCTGGGCATGGGATAGCTGGAAACAGGCAGTCGCACTCACCCGCTTCCACCCACAGCTGGCAAAAGATAATATCCGCGCCATGTTCGACTTCCAGGATACCGCCGGTATGGTACCCGATTGCATCTACACCGACACGACAGAGAACAACTGGCGGGATACCAAACCGCCGCTGGCAGCCTGGGCCGTCAATGCCGTATTCCGCAGCACGCACGATACCGCATTCGTAAAAGAAATGTACCCGCTGCTGGAAAAATACCACCACTGGTGGTACGCCAACCGCGACCATGACCGCGATAGCCTCTGCGAATTCGGCGCCACTGATGGCACCCGCATCGCCGCCGCCTGGGAAAGCGGCATGGACAACGCCGTACGTTTCGATAACGCCCGCATGCTGCAAAATGGCCCCCACGCCTGGTCCCTCGACCAGGCCTCCGTCGACTTGAATGTATACCTCTACGCCGAAAAGAATTACCTGGCCACATTAGCCGCCGTCCTCAAACAACCGGCACAACATTGGCACACACAGGCAGCACAACTGAAACAACACATCGATCGCCGCTTCTATGACACAGAGACAGGCTTCTACTACGATCGCCGCCTGCCGGGCGACTCCCTCGTCAAAGTGCTGGGCGCCGAAGGATGGCTACCCCTCTGGGCCGGCCTCTCCAGCAAAGACCAGGCACAAAACATCGCCAACATACTACAGCAGCCAACTACCTTCAACACACAAGTACCCCTACCCGTACTGTCTGCCGCTCACCCGGCTTTCGATCCACGCCGCGGATACTGGAGAGGCCCCGTATGGCTCGACCAGTTCTACTTCGCTGTCAATGGACTACAACGCTATCAACTACACGCTATAGCCGATACCTTCCTGCATAAACTCTGGACCAACGCCGAAGGCATGCAGGACAGCCGGCCATTGTACGAAAACTATCATCCCCTCACCGGAAAAGGACTCAATGCCATCCACTTCAGCTGGTCAGCAGCCCACGTACTGCTCATGCTGGATAAAACAAGCGTAGAATAG
- a CDS encoding TonB-dependent receptor: MLRTMIQLVTVLLLLVTTTYAQQNTGMIKGTIITSDGEPGAHVSIQIKEVNRGTVANEKGEYNFRKVAPGSYKLQVSLMGYEPVEQRVNVEAGNTAVINIKLKVSNTQLNEVTIEGVQNRLKKESDYVARLPIKNLENPQVYNVVSKELMKEQMITTVDDALKNAPGVNRLWSSTGRPGDGAGYFSMRGFSVQPSMVNGIAGISNGNMDPANIERIETIKGPSGTLFGSSLISFGGLINIVTKKPYDVFGGELTYTGGTYGLNRLTADINTPLTKDKSVLLRTNAAYHYEGSFQDAGFKRSFFVAPSLFYKVNDRLTFNVNAELYNGESTNTLMVFLNRARPLIAKTPAELGIDFNRSFTGNDITYKTPTVNIMGQAHYKLSDKWTSQTIVSSSNRSSRGYYSYVMFLDAGSTPPRTPNDSILSRFAYHQQSTTIATDIQQNFIGDFKIGSLRNRVVAGIDFLSIKTDNNNAPYLLFDSLNATNKLDPRYGQLNRQAVDAKLAAMKGGGAWNTATTYTYSAYVSDVLNVTDWLIAMASVRVDHFDNKGTVDRTKDTKTGNYSQTSVSPKFGLIVQPLKDRLSIFANYMNGFRNLAPVNPPIPELALTIKPQQANQIEAGVKYESANRKLNLTASYYNILVTNMTRSASAIINGVSYNYTVQDGSQRSKGVELDLNANPLPGLNIIAGYGYNDSKMVKSAPNVEGRRPTTAGPEHLANFWASYTIPSGPANGLGLGFGGNYASENIITNDKATGLFTLPAYTILNASIFYNARAYRLALKLDNIANKEYFGGWTTVEKQMPRRLSASVAFKF, encoded by the coding sequence ATGCTAAGAACAATGATACAACTGGTGACCGTGCTTTTGCTGTTGGTAACCACAACCTATGCGCAACAGAACACAGGAATGATCAAAGGAACCATCATTACCAGCGATGGAGAGCCTGGTGCCCATGTCAGCATCCAGATCAAAGAAGTCAATAGAGGAACAGTCGCCAATGAAAAAGGAGAGTATAACTTCCGTAAGGTAGCCCCCGGCTCTTACAAACTACAGGTATCCCTCATGGGCTACGAACCGGTAGAACAACGGGTCAATGTAGAAGCAGGTAATACTGCCGTAATAAATATCAAACTGAAAGTATCCAACACTCAGCTGAACGAAGTAACCATAGAAGGCGTACAGAACCGCCTGAAAAAAGAAAGTGACTACGTAGCCCGCCTGCCGATCAAAAACCTGGAAAATCCGCAGGTATACAACGTAGTAAGTAAAGAACTCATGAAAGAGCAGATGATCACCACCGTTGATGACGCACTGAAAAATGCACCGGGTGTAAACCGCCTCTGGTCATCTACCGGCCGTCCCGGAGATGGCGCTGGTTATTTCTCTATGCGCGGCTTCAGCGTGCAACCTTCCATGGTCAACGGTATCGCTGGCATCTCCAATGGCAACATGGACCCGGCCAATATCGAACGCATCGAAACGATAAAAGGCCCCTCCGGTACGCTGTTTGGTAGTAGCCTTATCTCCTTCGGCGGATTGATCAACATCGTCACCAAAAAACCATACGATGTATTCGGCGGAGAACTTACCTACACCGGTGGTACCTACGGCCTTAACCGTCTCACCGCAGATATCAATACGCCGCTGACAAAAGATAAGTCAGTACTCCTCCGTACCAACGCCGCCTATCACTACGAAGGCAGCTTCCAGGACGCAGGCTTCAAACGCTCCTTCTTCGTCGCACCCAGCCTCTTCTATAAAGTGAACGATCGCCTCACATTCAATGTCAACGCAGAACTGTACAACGGAGAAAGCACTAACACACTCATGGTATTCCTCAACCGGGCACGTCCGCTGATCGCTAAAACACCGGCAGAACTGGGCATCGACTTCAACCGCTCCTTCACCGGCAACGATATCACCTACAAAACACCTACCGTCAACATCATGGGGCAGGCTCACTATAAACTGTCCGACAAATGGACTTCCCAGACTATCGTATCCAGCAGCAACCGTAGCAGCCGCGGATATTACTCCTACGTCATGTTCCTGGATGCCGGCAGCACGCCCCCCCGTACACCCAATGATAGCATCCTGAGCCGCTTCGCCTACCACCAGCAGTCCACTACCATCGCTACTGATATCCAGCAGAACTTCATCGGCGACTTTAAGATCGGCTCCCTCCGTAACAGGGTAGTAGCAGGTATCGACTTCCTCAGCATAAAAACAGATAATAACAACGCTCCCTACCTGCTGTTCGACTCCCTCAACGCAACCAATAAACTCGATCCGCGTTACGGACAACTCAACAGACAGGCAGTAGACGCTAAACTGGCAGCTATGAAAGGCGGAGGCGCCTGGAATACCGCTACCACGTATACTTACAGCGCCTACGTATCCGATGTACTGAATGTAACCGATTGGCTCATCGCCATGGCCAGTGTAAGAGTAGATCACTTCGATAACAAAGGCACCGTAGATCGCACAAAAGATACCAAGACCGGCAACTACAGCCAGACTTCCGTATCACCTAAATTCGGCCTGATCGTACAGCCCCTGAAAGACAGGCTGAGCATCTTCGCCAACTATATGAACGGCTTCCGTAACCTGGCGCCCGTAAATCCTCCAATCCCGGAATTAGCCCTCACTATCAAACCGCAACAGGCTAACCAGATAGAGGCCGGCGTAAAATACGAATCCGCTAACCGTAAACTGAACCTGACTGCCAGCTATTACAACATCCTGGTCACCAACATGACCCGCTCCGCATCTGCTATCATCAACGGCGTAAGCTACAACTACACCGTGCAGGATGGTTCCCAACGCAGCAAGGGCGTAGAATTGGATCTGAATGCCAACCCCCTGCCTGGTCTTAATATCATCGCAGGATACGGCTATAACGATAGCAAAATGGTCAAATCAGCGCCTAACGTAGAGGGCAGAAGGCCTACCACCGCCGGCCCCGAACACCTGGCCAACTTCTGGGCGAGCTATACCATCCCTAGTGGCCCGGCTAATGGCCTCGGCCTCGGTTTCGGTGGTAACTACGCCAGCGAAAACATCATCACCAACGACAAAGCTACCGGCCTGTTCACCCTCCCGGCTTACACTATACTGAATGCCAGCATCTTCTACAATGCAAGAGCATATCGCCTGGCATTGAAACTCGACAACATCGCCAACAAAGAATATTTCGGCGGCTGGACCACCGTAGAAAAACAAATGCCTCGCCGCCTCTCCGCCAGCGTAGCATTCAAATTCTGA
- a CDS encoding aminotransferase class III-fold pyridoxal phosphate-dependent enzyme: MMNTQLTTAQLDNLLHIHYGLQASITPLEGYDEQNYLLQTADGNRYICKLAGIRHNLYFLDAQVRILQHLAQSPVSNGFQRVLLNRNGDGLTVITTGPEVLYMRVLTYLEGDTWVTAASADTSLLQSLGAFLGRMDHALRLFSHPAAHRDITWDLANTAIASQHLEHIHDPERRRLAAYFLLQFETEVLPVLPHLRKAILHNDANDYNVLVKHNRVTGLIDFGDMVYSQLINNLAIACTYAMLHQHDPLAAAVAVIQGYHETYSLQLQEIQVLYYLIAARLCISVTNSARLSAAGSTNTFHFVTENAAWNLLHRLIKINPVAAENAFRLAAGFPPCITINEAHTALLQTRKTHVGRNLSISYRQPLKIWKGALQYLYDDQGRTFVDCVNNVSHVGHCHPTVVKAIAQQAARLNTNTRYLHDHLVEYARMLTDTLPEPLQVCYFTNSGSEANDLAIRMSRHFTKQRDVIVLDHAYHGTSTVAMELSPYKFDGKGGFGKPPHTHKALNPDLYRGPYRYDDTQAGAKYAADVQHIITQLQANGKAPAAYICETLLGVGGQIPLPPGYLQEVYRYVRAAGGVCIADEVQVGFGRVGACTWGFELQQVTPDIVVLGKPIGNGHPLAAVITTQEIADAFNNGMEYFNTFGGNPVSMACGKAVLKVMQEEQLQQSAKTTGDHFLQGLRQLMDKHPIIGDVRGHGLFIGAELVRDRITLEPAVPEIDDIVEQMKERGFLLSTDGPLHNVLKIKPPLVFNKENADDFLFHLDNILQTTPIKK, encoded by the coding sequence ATGATGAATACACAACTGACAACCGCACAACTGGATAACTTACTCCATATACACTATGGATTGCAGGCAAGCATCACGCCGCTGGAAGGATACGATGAACAAAACTATCTCTTACAGACCGCCGATGGTAATCGCTATATATGTAAACTGGCCGGCATCCGGCACAACCTGTACTTCCTCGATGCACAGGTCCGCATATTGCAACACCTGGCCCAGTCCCCGGTTAGCAATGGATTTCAACGGGTATTACTCAACCGTAACGGCGATGGCCTCACCGTCATCACCACCGGCCCCGAAGTACTGTACATGCGCGTACTTACCTATCTCGAAGGAGATACCTGGGTCACCGCCGCTTCAGCAGATACCTCCCTGCTACAAAGCCTGGGCGCTTTCCTCGGCCGCATGGACCATGCATTGCGCCTATTCTCCCATCCGGCCGCACATCGGGATATCACCTGGGACCTCGCCAACACCGCCATCGCATCACAACACCTCGAACATATACACGATCCGGAACGCCGCCGCCTCGCCGCCTACTTCCTCCTCCAATTTGAAACAGAAGTACTGCCCGTACTGCCTCACCTGCGTAAAGCCATATTGCACAACGATGCCAATGACTACAACGTACTGGTGAAACATAACAGGGTAACAGGCCTCATCGACTTCGGAGATATGGTCTACTCACAACTGATCAACAACCTCGCTATCGCCTGCACCTACGCAATGCTCCACCAGCACGACCCCCTCGCAGCAGCGGTAGCAGTAATACAGGGATATCACGAGACATACTCGCTGCAACTACAGGAGATACAGGTACTCTACTATCTGATCGCCGCTCGTCTATGCATCAGCGTCACCAACTCCGCACGCCTGTCCGCTGCCGGCAGCACCAACACCTTCCACTTCGTAACCGAAAATGCCGCCTGGAACCTCCTCCACCGCCTGATAAAGATCAACCCGGTAGCTGCAGAAAACGCATTCCGCCTCGCCGCAGGTTTCCCACCCTGCATCACCATAAATGAAGCACATACCGCCTTGCTGCAAACACGCAAGACACATGTCGGCCGTAACCTCAGCATCAGCTATCGCCAGCCACTTAAAATATGGAAAGGCGCACTGCAATACCTGTACGATGACCAGGGCCGTACCTTCGTCGACTGCGTCAACAACGTCAGCCATGTCGGCCACTGCCACCCGACAGTCGTAAAGGCAATCGCACAACAAGCCGCCCGCCTCAACACCAACACCCGATACCTGCACGATCACCTCGTCGAATATGCCCGCATGCTCACAGATACCTTGCCCGAACCACTACAGGTATGCTACTTCACCAACTCCGGCAGCGAAGCCAACGACCTCGCCATCCGCATGAGCCGCCACTTTACCAAACAACGCGACGTCATCGTACTCGATCATGCCTACCATGGCACCTCCACCGTCGCCATGGAACTCAGCCCCTACAAATTCGATGGCAAAGGAGGCTTCGGCAAACCCCCGCATACACACAAAGCGTTGAATCCCGACCTCTATCGCGGACCATATCGGTATGATGATACACAGGCGGGCGCCAAATACGCCGCCGATGTACAACATATCATCACACAACTGCAGGCCAATGGTAAAGCTCCTGCCGCCTATATCTGCGAAACATTATTGGGGGTCGGCGGACAAATACCCTTGCCGCCGGGTTATCTACAGGAAGTATATCGATACGTACGCGCAGCAGGTGGCGTATGTATCGCCGATGAAGTACAGGTTGGTTTCGGTAGGGTAGGAGCGTGCACATGGGGCTTCGAACTGCAACAGGTTACACCCGATATCGTCGTACTGGGTAAACCGATCGGCAACGGCCACCCACTGGCAGCCGTTATCACCACACAGGAAATAGCCGATGCCTTCAACAATGGCATGGAATATTTCAATACCTTCGGCGGTAATCCCGTCTCCATGGCCTGCGGCAAAGCTGTCCTGAAAGTCATGCAGGAAGAACAACTGCAACAGTCCGCCAAAACTACCGGCGACCACTTCCTGCAGGGACTCCGCCAACTAATGGACAAACATCCCATCATCGGCGACGTACGTGGCCATGGCCTCTTCATCGGCGCCGAACTGGTACGCGACCGCATCACCCTCGAACCAGCCGTACCGGAGATCGACGACATCGTCGAACAAATGAAAGAACGTGGCTTCCTCCTCAGCACCGATGGACCACTCCACAACGTGCTCAAAATAAAACCACCATTGGTATTCAATAAAGAAAACGCCGACGATTTCCTCTTTCACCTGGATAACATCCTGCAAACAACACCGATCAAAAAGTAA
- a CDS encoding COG3014 family protein: MVLTLSTACRKALVLCMLMPFFFSCATYHGRIGNYYDAVMQGNYKKAEQEINRNKLLKAKRNQFLYLVEKGRLAHLQQAYDSSNNYFNEADRFLESNRSASVKDIAVGTLVNPMMQTYRGEDFERFMIHYYKALNYVYLGKYEDAVVEARRITLRSGEQKDKFNDKDNRYSKDAFSLMMQGMIYEAARDVNNAFISYRNAADIFLQHKEQQYYGTTIPLQLKKDVLRTAWQNGFYDEAERYAKIFGLPAKPDATLNGGELIVFWENGKAPVKEEENITFTLVNKEGGFFFTDAAGGFSFPVIFDAGVDRDKVKLADLQTFRLAYPRYALQDLGYTSGSITADSTQRTFEKAEDINVIAQSILKERFLKEAGLALSRLLVKKLAEIAVKGNDDEKDDTRKVMAGALQLYNLLSEKADTRNWQTLPAQIQTCRIPLRKGDNQLTLVVNDTRGARKEMKINVTGNGGLQFYNVATF, translated from the coding sequence ATGGTCTTAACACTAAGCACCGCCTGCAGAAAGGCATTAGTATTATGCATGCTAATGCCTTTTTTCTTCTCGTGCGCCACTTACCACGGAAGAATAGGCAATTATTATGATGCGGTGATGCAGGGCAATTACAAAAAAGCAGAACAGGAGATCAATCGAAACAAACTGTTGAAAGCAAAAAGAAATCAATTCCTGTACCTGGTCGAAAAAGGCCGCCTCGCTCACCTCCAACAAGCATACGATAGTAGCAATAATTATTTCAACGAAGCCGACCGCTTCCTGGAATCAAACCGTAGCGCATCCGTAAAAGATATCGCCGTAGGCACACTCGTCAACCCGATGATGCAAACCTACAGAGGAGAAGACTTCGAACGGTTTATGATCCACTATTATAAAGCACTCAACTACGTATACCTCGGCAAATATGAAGATGCCGTCGTAGAAGCCCGTCGTATCACCCTCCGTTCCGGCGAACAAAAAGATAAATTCAACGATAAAGACAACCGGTATTCCAAAGACGCTTTCTCCCTCATGATGCAAGGCATGATTTACGAAGCTGCCCGCGATGTCAACAACGCCTTTATCTCTTATCGCAATGCCGCAGATATATTCCTTCAGCATAAAGAACAGCAATACTACGGCACAACCATCCCCCTGCAGCTGAAAAAAGATGTACTCCGCACCGCCTGGCAAAACGGATTCTATGACGAGGCAGAACGTTACGCCAAAATATTCGGCCTGCCAGCCAAACCAGATGCTACCCTCAATGGCGGAGAACTCATCGTATTCTGGGAAAATGGCAAAGCACCCGTAAAAGAAGAGGAAAATATCACGTTCACCCTGGTAAATAAAGAGGGGGGCTTTTTCTTCACCGATGCCGCCGGCGGCTTCAGCTTCCCGGTCATCTTTGACGCAGGGGTCGATAGAGATAAAGTAAAACTGGCTGACCTCCAGACATTCCGGCTCGCATATCCGCGATATGCCCTGCAAGACCTGGGCTATACCTCCGGCTCCATCACCGCCGACAGCACGCAACGCACCTTCGAAAAAGCGGAAGATATCAACGTCATCGCACAAAGCATCTTGAAAGAACGATTCCTCAAAGAAGCAGGCCTCGCATTGTCACGCCTGCTCGTGAAGAAACTGGCTGAAATAGCCGTCAAAGGCAACGATGATGAAAAAGACGACACCCGTAAAGTAATGGCGGGCGCCCTACAGCTGTATAACCTGCTTTCCGAAAAAGCAGATACCCGCAACTGGCAGACATTACCGGCACAGATACAGACCTGCCGCATCCCGTTGCGTAAAGGCGATAACCAGCTGACGCTCGTTGTCAACGACACTCGCGGCGCCCGCAAGGAAATGAAGATCAACGTCACCGGCAACGGTGGCCTGCAATTCTACAACGTCGCTACTTTTTAA
- a CDS encoding DUF1338 domain-containing protein, producing MTHHTLDQVLHGLMRRYQERVPDVTAITNAMIHKGIIAEAADIENDHIAFRTMGVPHLGIRSLEKIFLHYGYTKKEHYHFNAKKLDAWWYAPPAPHYPRIFISELRVADLSTAAQHRIHQFTGQVTANPVDMLDLDNAAAVEEFLHSSQWSLPSLEDYQALLEESEYAAWVIYNRYYLNHFTISVHHLPPGYNTVADFNQFLLQQGFTLNTAGGTIKTSPDGLLLQSSTVAGMITATFANGATSPIAGSYVEFAERRILPAFIHLPPAQLKREHRREGFEAGNADRIFESTYREQTNKV from the coding sequence ATGACACACCATACACTCGATCAGGTCCTGCATGGCCTAATGCGCCGATACCAGGAGCGCGTGCCCGACGTAACCGCCATCACCAACGCCATGATCCATAAAGGCATCATCGCCGAAGCCGCCGACATAGAAAATGATCATATCGCATTCCGCACCATGGGTGTTCCACACCTGGGAATCAGATCACTGGAAAAAATATTCCTGCATTACGGCTACACGAAAAAAGAACACTACCATTTTAATGCAAAGAAACTGGATGCCTGGTGGTACGCACCGCCCGCACCACATTACCCCCGCATCTTCATCAGCGAACTGCGCGTAGCAGATCTCTCCACAGCAGCTCAACATCGCATCCATCAATTCACCGGCCAGGTGACCGCCAATCCGGTAGATATGCTGGACCTGGACAATGCAGCCGCAGTAGAGGAATTCCTGCATAGCAGTCAATGGTCGCTGCCGTCTCTGGAAGACTACCAGGCCCTGTTGGAAGAAAGCGAATACGCCGCCTGGGTCATCTACAACCGGTACTATCTCAATCATTTCACCATCAGCGTACACCACCTCCCTCCGGGATATAACACCGTAGCAGACTTCAACCAGTTCCTGCTGCAACAGGGCTTTACACTCAATACAGCCGGCGGCACCATCAAAACCAGCCCCGACGGACTACTGCTCCAAAGCAGTACCGTCGCCGGTATGATTACCGCCACCTTCGCCAACGGAGCCACCTCACCCATCGCTGGCTCCTACGTAGAATTCGCAGAACGTCGCATACTGCCAGCCTTCATACACCTGCCGCCGGCACAGCTCAAACGCGAACATCGCCGCGAAGGCTTCGAAGCAGGTAACGCCGACCGCATATTCGAAAGCACCTATCGCGAACAGACCAACAAAGTATAA
- a CDS encoding penicillin-binding protein activator LpoB, with amino-acid sequence MRFTSKWLPFIAAAGIVLLSASCSRTVTRVDTNEQIDVSGGWNNTDSRMVADEMTSTILNDNWLSDYLANHQGKKPTVIVGMVQNKSHEHIEAETFIKDVERSFLQRQKVRLVQGGKKREELRGERADQQTNATTATMKKFGMENGADYILQGSINSIVDAHKKKKVVYYQVNLELTDIQSNEVVWIGDKKIAKYVKN; translated from the coding sequence ATGCGATTTACATCGAAATGGCTGCCCTTCATCGCAGCAGCAGGCATAGTATTGCTCTCAGCTTCCTGCTCCAGAACAGTTACACGCGTAGATACCAATGAACAGATCGACGTAAGCGGCGGCTGGAACAACACCGACTCCCGTATGGTAGCCGACGAAATGACCAGCACCATCCTCAACGACAACTGGCTCAGTGATTATCTCGCCAACCACCAGGGCAAAAAACCCACCGTTATCGTAGGTATGGTACAAAACAAAAGCCACGAACACATCGAAGCAGAGACTTTTATCAAAGATGTAGAACGCTCCTTCCTGCAAAGACAAAAAGTAAGACTGGTACAAGGTGGCAAGAAAAGAGAAGAACTGCGTGGCGAAAGAGCCGATCAGCAAACTAACGCTACCACCGCTACGATGAAGAAATTCGGTATGGAAAATGGCGCTGACTACATCCTCCAGGGCTCCATCAACTCCATCGTCGATGCACACAAAAAGAAGAAAGTAGTATATTATCAGGTCAACCTCGAACTGACCGACATCCAGTCCAACGAAGTAGTTTGGATAGGCGATAAAAAGATCGCTAAATACGTGAAGAACTAA